One genomic window of Trichomycterus rosablanca isolate fTriRos1 chromosome 1, fTriRos1.hap1, whole genome shotgun sequence includes the following:
- the zgc:110843 gene encoding CDGSH iron-sulfur domain-containing protein 1, whose product MSLQQTGLSSLLIKPALLSGGRLSKVATAMGTYLLTRYLSSKSDSKGKVNLEHSKDSAKVVHSFDVEDISKKVVYCRCWRSKKFPYCDGAHTKHNEETGDNVGPLIIKRRDA is encoded by the exons ATGTCTCTGCAACAGACTGGATTATCATCGTTACTAATCAAACCCGCCCTGCTTTCTGGTGGGAGACTTTCTAAAG TGGCTACAGCTATGGGGACATATCTGCTCACACGATACTTGAGCAGCAAGAGTGATTCCAAGGGTAAAGTAAACCTGGAGCACAGTAAAGACAGCGCCAAGGTGGTACACAGCTTCGACGTGGAGGATATCAGCAAGAAGGTCGTCTACTGCCGCTGCTGGAGGTCTAAAAAG TTCCCCTACTGCGACGGTgcacacaccaaacacaatgAGGAGACTGGAGACAATGTGGGTCCTCTGATAATCAAGAGGAGAGACGCCTAA